In Edaphobacter paludis, a single window of DNA contains:
- a CDS encoding phosphoadenylyl-sulfate reductase: MSVLEAGVDYEALTAEALVAQVLRDSAGRNVCLTSSFQTEDMVVLHMLREHLRDVPVIFLETGYHFKELIAYRDRMVAEWGLNLVNAMPLTTLEEHEAKFGLLHIVQPTQCCQIRKVEPLMRSLEPFDWWFTGLRREQSPTRAGLKKVEDHKLPTGRHLKKVSVLADWVWEDVLKYAETHGIPELELYARGYTSIGCEPCTAIPEAGADARSGRWGGKKLECGIHTFSEKS, encoded by the coding sequence ATGAGCGTTCTTGAGGCTGGTGTCGATTACGAAGCGTTGACGGCGGAGGCTCTGGTGGCGCAGGTTTTGCGCGATTCGGCTGGCAGGAATGTGTGCCTGACTAGTAGCTTCCAGACAGAGGACATGGTGGTCCTGCATATGCTTCGCGAGCATCTGCGGGACGTGCCGGTGATCTTTCTGGAGACGGGATATCACTTCAAGGAGCTGATCGCTTACCGCGACCGGATGGTTGCTGAGTGGGGACTGAACCTGGTGAATGCGATGCCTTTGACGACTCTCGAAGAGCATGAGGCGAAGTTTGGGCTGCTGCATATCGTGCAGCCGACGCAGTGCTGCCAGATCCGCAAGGTCGAGCCGCTGATGAGGTCTTTGGAGCCGTTTGACTGGTGGTTTACTGGCTTGCGGCGGGAGCAATCGCCTACGCGGGCTGGCTTGAAGAAGGTCGAGGACCATAAGCTGCCAACCGGCAGGCACCTGAAGAAGGTGAGCGTGCTGGCGGACTGGGTCTGGGAGGATGTTCTTAAGTACGCGGAGACGCATGGGATACCCGAGCTGGAGCTGTATGCGCGGGGATATACCAGCATTGGTTGCGAGCCCTGCACGGCTATTCCCGAGGCTGGTGCCGATGCACGCAGCGGACGCTGGGGCGGCAAGAAACTAGAGTGCGGGATTCATACTTTTTCCGAAAAGAGTTAG
- a CDS encoding TIM-barrel domain-containing protein → MKTHLHALCAVAVLLCSGVAHASSPASTSSTSAGETPRNELVILDSVTQSRPLPNGIELTSGRAIMQITALRDDVIRVRVGLRGKLPEDASWAALKDARTQSVSVTPERDSTRVGFRTQVLRVQVELASMRLRITDLEGNVVQEDEPGRPVEFHGGAFRVYKAMPEDEHYFGLGDKVGPLDRRNQAFTMWNTNQYGFQESTDPIYKSIPFFLTFRRGRAAGVFLDNTWRSSFDFGKESHTAYSFGSEGGPLDYYVLYGPDPKHVLSSYAWLTGYTPLPPLWSLGYQQSRSSYYPESRVREIANRLRTDKIPADVIYLDIEYQQKYRPFTVDTEKFPHFSQMIADLKKEDFRVVAITDLHIADLPHAGYAPYDTGIAGDHFVKNPDGSIYTGQVWPGTSVFPDFTRASTRAWWGSLYRQFVADGIAGFWNDMNEPAIFGVSNKTMPDNVQHRIDEPGFTPRTANHLEIHNVYGMENSRATYDGLRTLAPDQRPFVLTRASYAGGQRYATTWTGDNSSTWNHLRLTTPMLLNLGLSGFAMSGADVGGFAGTPQPDLLTKWFELAAFQPIDRDHTSRTTADQEPWVNGPEQENIRRAYIEERYRLMPYLYTTAEEMSRTGLPIVRPLFLEFPDATKDKHPIDLDAGSEFLFGPDLLVAPQPYPDELDSYQVRLPPITWYDYWTGEKIEHRTSRSKPVVVHPTLSVLPVYVREGSILPMQPLTQSTMETPQGPLTLRVYPGNNCKGSLYLDDGISYAYSRGDFLRVDFHCEVTRQGVQLHIGKRRGSYPAWWKNLRVEIYGIDSEPQSIRVNGKPETLQSTSFDASRHCVDATLPDSGEAQDITIDAGNHSSQSTQAKPAQQVSHAGNTTEQPTDIVSEQ, encoded by the coding sequence TTGAAGACACATTTACATGCACTTTGTGCCGTGGCTGTACTGTTGTGCTCCGGGGTTGCCCACGCGAGCAGCCCTGCTTCCACTTCATCCACTTCCGCAGGCGAAACACCTCGCAATGAGTTGGTGATTCTCGACTCCGTGACCCAGAGCCGGCCTTTGCCAAACGGCATCGAGCTCACCAGTGGCCGCGCCATCATGCAGATTACCGCACTCCGCGACGATGTCATTCGGGTCCGCGTTGGGCTGCGAGGCAAGCTGCCCGAAGATGCTTCGTGGGCTGCGCTAAAAGACGCGCGTACCCAGTCGGTGTCGGTAACGCCGGAGCGAGACAGCACGCGCGTCGGCTTCCGCACGCAGGTATTGCGCGTGCAGGTCGAACTGGCATCCATGCGCCTGCGGATTACCGATCTCGAGGGAAATGTTGTCCAGGAAGATGAGCCAGGACGCCCCGTCGAGTTTCACGGGGGCGCATTCCGCGTCTATAAGGCGATGCCAGAGGATGAGCATTACTTCGGACTGGGTGACAAGGTTGGCCCGCTCGATCGCCGCAACCAGGCTTTTACGATGTGGAACACCAATCAATACGGCTTTCAGGAATCCACCGACCCCATCTATAAGAGCATTCCGTTCTTTCTCACGTTCCGTCGGGGACGCGCCGCAGGAGTCTTTTTGGATAACACCTGGCGCAGCAGCTTCGATTTTGGCAAGGAGAGCCACACGGCCTATTCCTTCGGTTCGGAGGGCGGTCCGCTTGACTACTATGTCCTCTATGGTCCGGATCCAAAGCACGTACTGAGCTCCTACGCCTGGCTTACGGGATACACCCCATTACCGCCTCTGTGGTCGCTGGGATACCAGCAGTCGCGCTCCAGCTATTACCCCGAATCCAGAGTGCGCGAGATCGCCAACCGCCTGCGAACCGACAAAATTCCTGCTGATGTCATCTATCTCGACATTGAATATCAGCAGAAGTACCGGCCCTTTACCGTTGACACGGAAAAGTTCCCACACTTCTCGCAGATGATCGCCGATCTGAAGAAGGAGGACTTCCGCGTCGTTGCTATCACTGATCTGCACATCGCTGACCTGCCCCACGCCGGGTATGCACCCTACGACACGGGCATCGCAGGTGACCACTTCGTCAAAAATCCAGATGGATCGATCTATACAGGGCAGGTCTGGCCAGGCACTTCTGTGTTCCCGGACTTCACTCGCGCCAGCACGCGCGCCTGGTGGGGCTCGCTCTACCGGCAGTTCGTGGCTGATGGCATTGCGGGCTTCTGGAACGACATGAACGAACCGGCTATCTTCGGTGTATCCAACAAGACCATGCCGGATAACGTGCAGCATCGTATCGACGAGCCGGGCTTTACGCCCCGTACGGCGAATCATCTGGAGATCCACAACGTCTACGGTATGGAGAATTCGCGCGCGACCTACGACGGCCTGCGGACGCTCGCTCCCGATCAGCGACCCTTCGTACTCACCCGCGCCAGCTACGCGGGAGGTCAGCGCTATGCGACCACCTGGACCGGAGACAACAGCAGCACATGGAATCATCTGCGTCTGACTACACCGATGCTGCTGAACCTCGGCCTTAGCGGCTTCGCCATGAGCGGTGCAGATGTAGGGGGCTTTGCCGGGACACCACAGCCCGACCTACTGACCAAATGGTTTGAGCTGGCCGCGTTTCAGCCTATCGACCGCGACCATACCTCCAGGACCACAGCAGATCAGGAACCCTGGGTCAATGGTCCCGAACAGGAAAACATCCGCCGAGCCTACATCGAGGAGCGCTACCGGTTGATGCCCTATCTCTATACGACGGCTGAAGAGATGTCGCGTACCGGACTGCCGATCGTGCGCCCGCTTTTTCTCGAATTCCCCGATGCCACGAAGGACAAGCACCCTATCGACCTCGATGCGGGGAGCGAGTTTCTCTTCGGTCCCGACCTGCTAGTCGCGCCGCAGCCTTATCCCGATGAGCTGGATTCATACCAGGTTCGGCTGCCGCCTATCACCTGGTACGACTATTGGACGGGCGAGAAGATCGAGCACCGCACCTCCCGAAGCAAGCCGGTCGTTGTCCACCCAACGCTGAGTGTGCTTCCGGTGTATGTGCGCGAAGGCTCGATTCTTCCCATGCAGCCTCTAACGCAGAGCACCATGGAGACGCCACAAGGACCGCTCACGCTACGAGTCTATCCAGGGAACAACTGTAAAGGCTCCCTCTACCTGGATGACGGCATCAGCTATGCCTATAGTCGCGGCGACTTTCTACGTGTGGACTTTCATTGCGAGGTAACCAGACAAGGCGTACAGCTCCATATCGGTAAACGTCGGGGAAGCTATCCAGCGTGGTGGAAGAACTTGCGCGTGGAAATTTACGGAATAGACAGTGAGCCCCAATCCATCCGAGTGAACGGCAAACCCGAAACACTACAAAGCACTTCCTTCGATGCCTCACGACATTGCGTCGATGCCACCCTGCCAGACAGCGGGGAAGCGCAAGACATCACTATCGATGCAGGAAATCATAGTTCCCAAAGCACACAAGCTAAGCCTGCGCAGCAGGTTTCGCATGCTGGAAATACCACAGAACAACCGACAGACATAGTCTCCGAACAGTAA
- the cysD gene encoding sulfate adenylyltransferase subunit CysD, translated as MIATDIEATISQPSQPALLNHLQALEAESIAIMREAVAEFARPVMLYSIGKDSSVMLRLAQKAFHPGKIPFPLLHVDTSYKFPEMITFRDEYTKEIGADLIVHRNEEAIASGANPYTLGTQNCCGLLKTRSLLDALEEGGFDAAFGGARRDEEKSRAKERVYSFRDTAGQWDPKNQRPELWSLYNSRLRKGESIRVFPLSNWTELDIWLYLYAEKIPIVPLYFAKERELIRRGGALTLYREGMKLLPGEKVETVKVRMRSLGCAPCTGAMPSDADTLPKIIEELMTFRRSERENRAIDHDEEGSMETKKREGYF; from the coding sequence ATGATTGCCACCGATATAGAAGCAACAATAAGCCAGCCAAGTCAGCCGGCGCTCTTGAACCATCTGCAGGCGCTGGAGGCTGAGAGCATAGCGATAATGCGCGAGGCGGTGGCGGAGTTTGCCCGGCCAGTGATGCTTTATTCCATTGGCAAGGACTCGTCGGTGATGCTGCGGCTGGCACAGAAGGCCTTCCATCCTGGGAAGATCCCGTTTCCTCTGCTGCATGTCGATACCAGCTACAAGTTTCCCGAGATGATCACGTTTCGCGACGAGTACACGAAGGAGATTGGCGCGGACCTGATTGTGCATCGCAATGAAGAGGCGATTGCGAGCGGAGCGAATCCTTATACGCTTGGGACGCAGAACTGCTGCGGTCTGTTGAAGACGCGGAGCCTGCTGGATGCTCTCGAAGAGGGTGGATTCGATGCGGCTTTTGGCGGGGCGCGACGCGATGAGGAGAAGAGTCGGGCCAAGGAGAGGGTCTATAGCTTCCGCGATACGGCGGGGCAGTGGGACCCGAAGAACCAGCGGCCGGAGCTTTGGAGCTTATATAACTCGCGACTGCGCAAGGGGGAGAGCATCCGGGTATTCCCGCTGTCGAACTGGACGGAGCTGGATATCTGGCTCTATCTGTATGCGGAGAAAATCCCGATTGTGCCGCTGTACTTTGCCAAGGAACGCGAACTGATCAGACGGGGTGGCGCGCTGACGCTGTATCGCGAGGGAATGAAGCTCCTGCCGGGAGAAAAGGTCGAGACGGTGAAGGTAAGGATGCGCAGCCTCGGGTGCGCTCCATGCACGGGCGCGATGCCCAGCGACGCGGACACGCTGCCGAAGATTATTGAAGAACTGATGACCTTCCGCCGAAGCGAGCGGGAGAACCGGGCGATCGACCACGACGAGGAAGGCTCGATGGAAACGAAGAAACGTGAGGGCTACTTCTAA
- a CDS encoding S53 family serine peptidase gives MQPRKLRTIFVAGLLVCGTLFTAAAGFAAERATLQERVAAQQQVEFNIYLPLEHRAQLETLLAALHNSSSAQYHKWLTPNEFNSRFGANEHSVATIVNELNAYGLRSDRVSAQQIQVTGDARAVEQLFLTELHAATFPNGQKTIAASQAISLPGSMAASGAVVTGLSAFIRVHKHSHRAATAIPENRYSNVGPYWFDDLKQAYLYPSYQGYNGKGVTIGILMTGGYNPADMNKYFAHEQLPTPKITEVDIAGGAPFDPNNSFETHLDLQQSGGMAPNAHLVLYNIPDLTDNHILAGLTKILDQNRADVVSMSFGGPELGYEPQYNGGQDETALLGVYDDMFARGTAQGITFIASSGDAGALSVPPAACFAPNATSACGSVLASVESPASSPHVTGVGGTNLVTTMSSTSLDSKYVSEAAFDDPLEGDIFYGTPATGSVWASGGGNSIYYKKPAFQFMVNTGSNYRTVPDVSLHMGGCPIGAVLPCGPDRSADIVAIGGKYYGVIGTSASAPDFAGLTALKIQRMGSRLGNENYDIYALANLQQAGSLKVFHDDIPGYNGLYTSQKGYNRVLGNGTVIGINFLLAPATPAAGTPQTPSNP, from the coding sequence ATGCAACCGAGGAAACTACGGACGATTTTTGTCGCGGGACTACTTGTCTGCGGCACCCTCTTTACTGCCGCCGCGGGCTTTGCCGCCGAGAGAGCCACCCTTCAGGAGCGCGTTGCCGCGCAGCAGCAGGTGGAGTTCAATATTTATCTTCCACTCGAACATCGGGCGCAGTTGGAGACACTGCTCGCCGCGCTCCATAATTCGAGTTCAGCGCAATACCATAAGTGGCTTACTCCGAATGAATTCAACAGCAGGTTCGGCGCGAACGAGCACTCGGTCGCCACAATCGTGAATGAATTGAATGCCTATGGATTGAGGTCCGACCGGGTTTCCGCTCAACAGATCCAGGTCACCGGCGACGCACGCGCCGTCGAGCAGCTTTTTTTGACAGAGCTGCATGCAGCCACTTTCCCCAATGGCCAGAAGACGATTGCAGCGTCCCAGGCCATCTCGCTACCGGGATCGATGGCGGCCAGCGGCGCAGTCGTCACAGGCCTGTCAGCCTTCATTCGCGTGCACAAGCACTCGCACCGCGCTGCCACGGCCATTCCGGAAAACCGCTACAGCAACGTAGGGCCTTACTGGTTTGACGATCTCAAGCAGGCCTACCTGTATCCGAGCTATCAGGGCTACAACGGAAAGGGCGTGACCATCGGCATCCTGATGACTGGCGGCTACAACCCAGCAGACATGAACAAGTATTTTGCCCACGAACAACTCCCCACCCCGAAGATCACCGAGGTCGACATCGCCGGCGGCGCGCCCTTCGACCCGAACAACTCCTTCGAGACCCATCTGGATCTACAGCAGAGCGGAGGCATGGCGCCGAACGCCCATCTTGTGCTCTACAACATTCCCGACCTGACCGACAACCATATCCTTGCCGGACTGACGAAGATCCTCGATCAAAACCGAGCCGATGTGGTAAGCATGTCCTTCGGCGGCCCCGAGCTCGGCTACGAGCCTCAATATAACGGGGGGCAGGACGAAACGGCGCTCCTTGGCGTCTACGACGATATGTTCGCCCGTGGAACAGCGCAGGGAATCACCTTCATCGCTTCGTCCGGAGACGCGGGCGCGCTGTCGGTCCCGCCCGCGGCCTGTTTCGCTCCCAATGCAACCAGCGCCTGCGGCAGCGTTCTCGCTTCCGTGGAGTCACCCGCGTCAAGTCCGCACGTCACCGGCGTAGGCGGAACGAACCTCGTGACGACGATGAGTTCAACCTCGCTGGACTCGAAGTATGTCAGCGAGGCGGCCTTCGATGATCCGCTGGAAGGCGATATCTTCTATGGAACTCCAGCCACAGGCTCTGTGTGGGCCTCCGGCGGCGGCAACAGTATCTATTACAAGAAGCCGGCCTTTCAGTTCATGGTGAACACCGGATCGAACTACAGGACCGTCCCGGATGTCTCGCTGCACATGGGCGGTTGTCCTATAGGCGCGGTCCTGCCTTGCGGTCCCGACCGCAGCGCAGATATCGTCGCGATCGGCGGCAAGTACTACGGCGTCATTGGGACCAGCGCTTCCGCGCCTGACTTCGCCGGTTTGACGGCGCTCAAGATCCAGCGGATGGGATCGAGGCTGGGAAATGAGAACTACGACATCTACGCGCTGGCGAATTTGCAGCAGGCTGGATCCCTGAAGGTCTTTCATGACGACATTCCGGGTTACAACGGTCTGTATACCAGCCAAAAGGGATATAACCGCGTGCTCGGAAATGGGACGGTCATTGGCATCAACTTCCTCCTGGCGCCCGCCACTCCGGCTGCAGGAACCCCTCAGACTCCCAGCAATCCATAA
- the cysN gene encoding sulfate adenylyltransferase subunit CysN, translated as MGTHTITPESPVRFEEFLEAHLEQEMLRFTTAGSVDDGKSTLIGRLLHDTKSVYEDQLAAVAKSRVNRASGGHVDFSLLTDGLKAEREQGITIDVAYRYFSTSKRKFIIADTPGHEQYTRNMATGASTADVAIVLIDAKAYLKQGSLLSQSRRHTYIASLLGIPHVVAAVNKMDLVGYSEETFSAIRGEFLELARRLGLKSVEAIPVSALEGDNVVTSSAATPWYTGLTLLDYLETVPLGAGEVNGPVRFPIQLVLRPDANFRGFAGQVARGTLRAGDRVIALPSRRETTVKRIVTYDGDLEAAAYPQSVTVELEDEIDVSRGEMLVSASGADAMPEISRHFRAMVVWMHEDPLVVGRTYVAKHTTRTVRATVRAIRHRVDVGTLEEVAADRLEMNEIAEVEFETSLPLFFDSYAENRSTGALILIDGVTNATVGAGMIVAAMETSSETTARTVLVWVPEQKTVAERVVEALQLRGEPAVLVDDALIPDAALAGAVRALQLAGVVAVTARSLDVDALARIEGFAEDGVLLGEGRDADEILRLAGVSE; from the coding sequence ATGGGAACGCATACGATTACACCTGAGTCGCCGGTACGGTTTGAAGAGTTTCTTGAGGCGCATCTTGAGCAGGAGATGCTGCGGTTTACTACGGCCGGCAGCGTCGACGACGGTAAGAGCACGCTGATTGGGCGGCTGCTGCATGACACCAAGAGCGTCTATGAGGACCAACTTGCGGCTGTGGCAAAGAGCCGCGTGAACCGGGCTTCGGGTGGCCATGTGGATTTTTCTCTGCTGACCGATGGTCTGAAAGCAGAGCGGGAGCAGGGCATCACTATCGATGTTGCTTACCGCTATTTTTCGACATCAAAGCGGAAGTTCATCATCGCGGACACGCCGGGGCATGAGCAGTACACGCGCAATATGGCGACGGGTGCCTCGACCGCGGATGTCGCCATTGTGCTGATCGATGCGAAGGCTTATCTAAAACAGGGAAGCCTGCTGTCTCAGTCGCGGCGGCATACCTACATTGCTTCGCTGCTGGGCATTCCGCATGTGGTGGCGGCAGTGAACAAGATGGATCTCGTGGGCTATTCGGAGGAGACGTTTTCGGCCATTCGCGGCGAGTTTCTGGAACTGGCCCGGCGGCTGGGTCTGAAGAGCGTTGAGGCGATTCCGGTGAGCGCTCTGGAAGGCGACAACGTTGTCACTTCGAGCGCGGCTACGCCATGGTATACGGGGCTGACGCTGCTGGATTATCTGGAGACGGTGCCGCTTGGCGCGGGTGAAGTGAATGGGCCGGTGCGGTTTCCGATCCAGCTGGTGTTGCGTCCGGATGCGAATTTTCGTGGATTTGCCGGGCAGGTGGCTCGTGGCACGCTGCGCGCGGGCGACCGGGTGATTGCGCTGCCTTCGCGGCGTGAGACGACAGTGAAACGCATTGTGACGTATGACGGCGATCTGGAGGCAGCGGCGTATCCACAGAGCGTGACGGTCGAGTTGGAAGACGAGATCGATGTGAGCCGTGGCGAGATGCTGGTGTCGGCTTCGGGTGCGGATGCAATGCCCGAGATCAGCCGGCATTTTCGTGCGATGGTGGTGTGGATGCACGAAGATCCGCTGGTAGTGGGGCGGACGTATGTTGCCAAGCACACGACGCGGACGGTGCGGGCCACGGTGAGGGCGATCCGGCATCGCGTGGATGTGGGAACGCTCGAGGAAGTGGCTGCTGACCGCCTGGAGATGAATGAGATTGCGGAGGTGGAGTTCGAGACCAGCCTGCCGCTCTTCTTTGACTCGTATGCAGAGAATCGCAGTACCGGCGCACTGATTCTGATCGATGGCGTGACGAATGCCACGGTTGGCGCAGGAATGATCGTCGCGGCGATGGAGACTTCGTCGGAGACGACGGCGCGGACGGTGCTGGTTTGGGTTCCGGAGCAGAAGACCGTGGCGGAGCGTGTGGTCGAGGCTTTGCAGCTTCGCGGTGAACCTGCGGTGCTGGTGGACGATGCCTTGATTCCCGACGCTGCTTTGGCTGGCGCAGTGAGAGCGCTGCAATTGGCTGGTGTGGTCGCAGTGACTGCGCGGTCGCTTGATGTGGATGCGCTGGCGCGGATTGAAGGCTTTGCCGAGGATGGCGTTTTACTCGGCGAAGGACGCGATGCCGACGAGATTTTGCGGTTAGCGGGAGTGAGCGAATGA
- a CDS encoding alpha-amylase family glycosyl hydrolase — protein sequence MFCNRLVVCLLGGLLIFSGAANSSAQSGRTPLNNCATVAGPCVDKVDPPNWWAALPSPMLLLHGDHLRKAKFTISGNGVSVDKSKVSANGHYAFVWLKTDGATSQDIHIHVSARSGSMTVPYSLNQRKPAGYRGFSSADAMYLILTDRFADGDLSNDNFPPGFGVVDRTKPTAWHGGDLRGIEQHLDYLQQLGITTVWITPAYESSGEPHAYHGYDATDMYAVDPHFGTLADYERLAADLHSRGMKFVLDLVPNHVGPAHPWAVDPPTPDWFHGTPMDHRRAKSNFASLVSPDAGGQGSLDVVDGWFSNVKPDLNQDNPLVEKYLIQNAVWWVESAGLDGLRLDTFPYVQRTFWHDFHATLHELYPHLTTVGEIFNHDPAITSFFAGGVAHQGVDSGLDTPFDFPMFSALRNTLVKDAPMTALDEVLRQDRLYPHPERLVPFLGNHDTGRFMSEPGATPAKLKMGFGLLTTMRGMPQIYSGDEIAMRGGKDPDNRHDFPGGFPGDTKNAFTAQGRTPEEQDMYTTVAALLHYRAAHTSLKTGEQKDIFADQSAFAFVRAVDIQTGCTANHKEDRVLVVANRADQPRELTLPLKDSALEGCTHFEPALRTNSKAVADSTSVHLTVAPQTVAIYQVQ from the coding sequence ATGTTTTGTAACAGGCTGGTGGTGTGTCTGCTTGGCGGTTTGTTGATTTTTTCCGGCGCTGCAAATTCTTCTGCGCAATCCGGCCGGACACCGTTGAACAACTGCGCCACGGTCGCGGGCCCGTGCGTCGACAAAGTCGATCCGCCAAACTGGTGGGCGGCGCTGCCTTCTCCCATGCTGCTGCTCCACGGCGATCACCTCCGCAAAGCGAAATTTACGATTTCCGGCAACGGTGTCTCGGTCGACAAGTCCAAGGTTTCCGCTAATGGCCACTATGCCTTTGTCTGGTTGAAGACCGATGGCGCAACATCACAGGATATCCATATCCATGTGAGCGCCCGTTCGGGATCCATGACTGTTCCGTATTCACTGAATCAGCGCAAACCCGCAGGATATCGCGGATTTTCTTCCGCCGACGCGATGTATCTCATTCTGACAGACCGCTTCGCCGATGGAGACCTCTCCAACGACAATTTTCCGCCCGGTTTTGGAGTGGTGGACCGCACGAAGCCTACCGCCTGGCACGGAGGTGACCTTCGCGGCATCGAGCAGCACCTCGATTACCTGCAGCAACTCGGCATCACTACCGTGTGGATCACACCTGCCTATGAGAGCAGCGGCGAGCCGCATGCGTATCACGGCTATGACGCGACAGACATGTACGCGGTCGATCCACACTTCGGCACGCTGGCGGACTATGAGCGCCTTGCTGCGGACCTCCATAGCCGAGGCATGAAATTCGTGCTCGACCTTGTTCCAAATCACGTCGGCCCCGCTCATCCCTGGGCAGTGGACCCGCCCACGCCCGACTGGTTTCACGGCACGCCGATGGACCATCGCAGGGCAAAAAGCAACTTCGCGTCACTGGTCTCTCCAGATGCGGGAGGACAAGGGTCGCTCGATGTCGTCGATGGCTGGTTTTCCAATGTGAAGCCCGACCTGAATCAGGACAATCCGTTAGTGGAGAAGTACTTAATCCAGAATGCAGTCTGGTGGGTAGAGTCTGCCGGTCTCGACGGACTTCGTCTCGATACTTTTCCCTATGTCCAGCGCACCTTCTGGCACGATTTCCATGCCACGTTGCACGAACTCTATCCGCACCTCACCACGGTGGGGGAAATCTTCAACCACGATCCGGCCATTACATCATTCTTTGCCGGCGGCGTGGCACACCAAGGCGTCGATAGCGGACTCGACACGCCCTTTGATTTCCCTATGTTCTCTGCGCTGCGTAACACTTTAGTCAAAGATGCTCCTATGACTGCTCTTGACGAGGTGCTGCGTCAGGATCGCCTCTATCCGCATCCGGAGCGGCTCGTCCCATTTCTCGGCAATCACGACACTGGCCGCTTCATGTCCGAGCCCGGCGCGACGCCGGCGAAGTTGAAGATGGGCTTTGGACTGCTCACCACGATGCGGGGCATGCCGCAGATTTACTCCGGCGACGAGATTGCGATGCGTGGCGGAAAAGATCCCGACAACCGGCACGACTTTCCCGGCGGTTTCCCCGGCGATACAAAGAACGCCTTCACGGCGCAGGGGCGTACGCCGGAGGAGCAGGATATGTACACCACTGTGGCTGCTCTGCTTCATTACCGCGCCGCGCACACGTCTCTCAAAACCGGCGAGCAGAAGGATATCTTTGCCGATCAATCGGCTTTCGCTTTCGTGCGAGCTGTCGACATACAGACGGGCTGCACTGCAAACCATAAAGAAGATCGCGTGCTGGTTGTTGCAAATCGCGCGGATCAGCCCCGCGAACTCACGCTCCCGTTGAAGGACAGCGCGCTCGAAGGCTGTACGCACTTTGAGCCAGCGCTCCGGACAAATTCTAAAGCTGTCGCAGACAGCACCTCCGTGCACCTCACCGTAGCGCCCCAGACAGTAGCCATCTACCAGGTGCAGTGA